Below is a window of Staphylococcus succinus DNA.
CAATAACTAATAATAAGATTAAATTCATGAGCGACCACCACTAATGGACAGCATTACTGTTACAACTACACCAACAACAGCTAATACGATTCCCGCTTCAAATAGCGTAACCGTCGTTAGATGAACTTCCCCTAAAATTGGTAATTGTACATGTGCATCTGTTTGGTAAAGGAACGGTTTACCAAAAAACATAGGTATGACTGCTGTAGCAAATGATACTAAAGATCCCGTAATCATTAATATTCTAAAATCTAGCGGTAAAGATACTAATACTTGCTTAACATCGAAGGCCAAGAACATCAACAGAAAGGCTG
It encodes the following:
- the mnhB2 gene encoding Na+/H+ antiporter Mnh2 subunit B, whose protein sequence is MKENDVVLRTVTKIVVFILLTFGFYLFLAGHNNPGGGFIGGLVFSSAFLLMFLAFDVKQVLVSLPLDFRILMITGSLVSFATAVIPMFFGKPFLYQTDAHVQLPILGEVHLTTVTLFEAGIVLAVVGVVVTVMLSISGGRS